The Streptomyces sp. NBC_00670 genome window below encodes:
- a CDS encoding helix-turn-helix domain-containing protein: MTGPAPECAALAERLREVRARTGLSLVALSERTPYSKSSWERYLNGKKPAPWDAVRALCAVAGEPTERLLALWELADAQWSGRAGSTPPAPAPPPPAPVPGAPGRARRPRLVTAGKGVAAVAAALVVVALCVWGPGTGRPSTHVAATPLNPRPGCHGSTCDGKDPDLMSCGLPGRAEALGPAHHSATGAGMEIRYSPACAAAWGRIWHAKVGDTIEVTAPGARPRHVVISSTADADRYSFTPMIGNAARTGLKLCFTAANGAGRECVHS; this comes from the coding sequence ATGACCGGCCCGGCACCGGAGTGCGCGGCGCTGGCCGAGCGGCTCCGCGAGGTGCGGGCGCGCACGGGGCTGAGCCTTGTGGCGCTGTCGGAGCGCACCCCGTACAGCAAGTCGTCCTGGGAGCGCTATCTCAACGGCAAGAAGCCGGCTCCCTGGGACGCCGTCCGGGCCCTCTGCGCGGTGGCGGGGGAGCCCACCGAACGGCTGCTCGCCCTGTGGGAACTGGCGGACGCCCAGTGGAGCGGGCGCGCCGGCTCCACGCCGCCCGCGCCCGCCCCGCCCCCGCCGGCACCGGTCCCCGGTGCCCCTGGACGCGCCCGGCGTCCGCGACTGGTGACCGCCGGCAAAGGCGTGGCCGCGGTGGCCGCCGCGCTCGTCGTCGTGGCGCTCTGCGTCTGGGGCCCGGGCACCGGCCGGCCGTCGACGCATGTCGCGGCCACTCCGCTGAACCCCCGCCCGGGTTGTCACGGGAGCACGTGCGACGGGAAGGACCCCGACCTGATGTCCTGCGGACTGCCCGGCCGCGCGGAGGCGCTCGGACCGGCGCACCACTCGGCCACGGGCGCCGGCATGGAGATCCGGTACAGCCCGGCGTGCGCCGCGGCATGGGGCCGCATCTGGCACGCGAAGGTCGGCGACACGATCGAGGTCACCGCCCCCGGTGCCCGGCCGCGTCACGTCGTCATCAGCAGCACGGCCGACGCCGACCGCTACAGCTTCACACCCATGATCGGCAACGCGGCCCGGACCGGCCTGAAGCTCTGCTTCACGGCGGCGAACGGCGCGGGCCGGGAGTGCGTTCACTCCTGA